One segment of Polypterus senegalus isolate Bchr_013 chromosome 8, ASM1683550v1, whole genome shotgun sequence DNA contains the following:
- the LOC120534507 gene encoding gastrula zinc finger protein XlCGF52.1-like: MDMKVKVCKEQRTANVKDEEDGEWQENLCIKDEDCELGSVGLKKEAKEKCVSIETHTCKHVESVKEDLQYGCPDEVVTGLVSSQSRHCSSLERPINVKSESDTMTSEGISPVRNLIDQPGEGDKPHCCSECGKRFLYRGNLQNHLRSHTREKLYPCSECGKQFTTSSNLQKHKKIHTGEKPYWCSECGRQFLRKDSLFSHEKVHMKEKPYCCFECGKQFCKKSSLQRHTRMHTGEKPYCCLECGKQFFHKASLQKHTGKKPYCCMECGKQFCKKSTLCQHTRIHTGEKPYRCIECGKGFSRTNSLKCHIRIHTGEKPYCCSECGKQFTHSSNFFRHVKIHTGEKLHCCSECGKTFLGKSQLQRHKEIHVREKPYCCSVCGKRFSRTDNVKRHSRLHTGERRDEKMKIMPRGVALEGARSRKVLAKI; encoded by the exons ATGGACATGAAAGTGAAGGTATGCAAGGAGCAAAGGACTGCAAATGTTAAGGACGAGGAGGATGGCGAATGGCAGGAGAATCTCTGCATTAAAGATGAGGACTGTGAACTGGGGTCCGTGGGCCTTAAAAAGGAGGCTAAAGAGAAATGTGTCAGCATTGAGACACACACATGTAAACATGTGGAGAGTGTCAAAGAAGACCTTCAGTATGGGTGTCCTGATGAAGTTGTGACCGGGTTAGTCTCTTCTCAGAGCAGACACTGTTCCTCTCTGGAGCGTCCTATCAATGTAAAGTCAGAGTCTGACACAATGACGAGTGAGGGAATTTCACCTGTTAGAAATCTGATCGATCAGCCCGGAGAAG GAGACAAACctcactgctgttctgaatgtgggaaacgattCCTTTACAGGGGCAATCTTCAGAATCACTTAAGATCTCACACCAGGGAGAAGCTGTAtccttgttctgaatgtggcaagcaattCACGACCAGCTCCAAtcttcaaaaacacaaaaaaattcacacgggagagaagccgtattggtGTTCTGAATGCGGGAGACAGTTTTTGAGAAAAGACAGTCTTTTCAGCCACGAAAAAGTTCATATGAAAGAGAAGCCTTATTGCTgttttgaatgtggcaaacaattttgtAAAAAGAGTAGTCTTCAGCGGCACACTAGaatgcacactggagagaagccatactgctgcttGGAATGTGGGAAACAATTTTTTCACAAAGCCAGTCTTCAGAAACACACTGGAAAGAAGCCCTATTGCTGtatggaatgtggcaaacaattttgtAAAAAGAGTACTCTCTGCCAACATActagaatccacactggagagaagccatatcgGTGCATAGAATGTGGCAAAGGATTTTCACGAACCAACAGTCTTAAGTGCCACAtaagaatccacactggagaaaagccatattgttgttcagaatgtggcaaacaattcacacacaGCAGCAACTTTTTCAGACACGTAAAaattcatacaggagagaagctgcattgctgttctgaatgtggcaaaacgTTTTTAGGAAAAAGCCAGCTTCAGCGGCACAAAGAAATTCATGTGAgagagaagccatactgctgttctGTGTGtggtaaacgtttttcacgtacCGATAATGTTAAGAGACACAGTAGACTTCACACAGGAGAAAGGagagatgaaaaaatgaagaTCATGCCCAGAGGTGTGGCATTGGAAGGTGCGAGATCTCGTAAAGTCCTAGCCAAAATATAA